GAGAATCTCATCACGGCCATCGAAGTGGCCTCCACCAAGAAATTCGAAGAGGCCCTTATTCCCGAGGTGGCTGTCTATTTCGAATATCGATTAATGCGTGGAAACCGAGTGACAAAATACAGTGCCGAGCATTTCGATGCCTTTCATTCGCCCAACTATCCCAACCTCGCTGAGGCAGGAGTAGACCTGGTCTACAATCACCCCTATCTGCGCCATAGCGGACCGGAACAGCCTACTTTCCACAAACACATCGAAGAGCAGATCGCGTTACTCAAGCTTTTTCCAGGAATCTCAGAAGATGCGGTGAACTGTATTCTACAAGGCAACGCCCAAGGTGTTATCCTGGAGAGTTTCGGGGCGGGTAATGGTCCTACCTCACCGATGTTCTTACGTGCCTTGAAGACAGCGGTCGACAGTGGTAAGACCATTCTCAATATCTCCCAATGTCTGGCCGGCTCGGTGCAACATGGACGCTATGCCACCAGTGCGGCCTTTGATGAGATTGGGATCATCTCCGGAGGGGACATGACCTTGGAATCCGGGATCACCAAGTTGATGCATGTTCTAGGAAATTACTCCGGAGCTGAAGCGATCAAAGAGAAACTCTTGGAATCCATTGCCGGGGAGCGGGATTGATGCTCACTGCACGATCAACTTCTCATCGAAGAAGATCGACCCATACTGGATCCGCAGGATATAGAATCCGGCTGAAAGACCTTGTATAGGTATCATGGATTGTTCTCCGCTTTGAGCAGTGCTGAGATCGACTGTGCGGATCCTATTGCCCAAAGCATCGAATAGTTCAGCCTGTATGGTCAACCCATCGAAATGCTCCATATCCATCCATACATGGGTCTTACCCTGGGAGACCGGATTGGGATAGAGTGTGAACTGCTCGCCGATGTATTCCATCAATTGACGTAGCATGACCGGTGGACGCTTGATGGCAAAACTCCGTAACTCCTCGATACTGGCATACCACTGATTGACAGAAGCGGGTCGATTCCAACGGTCGATGTGCTCAGCAAGCAAGGGCGCATATAGCCCCTGCAAGGAGTCGATCTTCTGGAGTACCCGCTCCGTGCTGAATGTGGTGGAGTAATGGTACAAGGCCCTTTGCATGAACTCTTTTCTGAAATCATCGTTATCCAAAAGCCTGTCGAGCATGAGTGCTGACCACTCCGGTATCTCACTGGAGGGGGATCCCGAAAGGATGAAGTCCTTCAGTCGGTCGCTCTCGGTGCGCAACATGCACCGATCACAGTCGTAAAGGATCCATCGCCATTTCCCATTCTCCGTTCGAGGGCGCCAGAAGCGGATGTTGATCTCCGGCCAATCGAAATTGGCCAAGTAGAACTGGGCGATGTAGTAGTCCATCAAGTTGGAGAGGTCCACCCGCGCAGCTACATAGGTATAGGCATCAGCGTGCGCGAGGTCATGGGTGGCCACATAATCCCGCAATTCCAAGTACGCGCTGGAAGAACCCTCTTCGACTGTGGATTCCAAGGTCAACAAGTCGACCTCATCTGGATCCACTCCGTGATTCTGCGCGAGATAGTGCTCATCGATTCGCTCACGGATATTATGTATTCCCCAATATTCGCCATTGAGAAAGACC
Above is a genomic segment from Flavobacteriales bacterium containing:
- a CDS encoding asparaginase, with protein sequence MDERSRILLIYTGGTIGMVHDHERDVLLPFRFEQLLDHVPELKAFDIDIETIQLSRIVDSSDMRPELWVELVGLIEHHYADYDGFVILHGTDTLAFTASALSFMVQGLSKPIVLTGSQLPIGMIRTDGKENLITAIEVASTKKFEEALIPEVAVYFEYRLMRGNRVTKYSAEHFDAFHSPNYPNLAEAGVDLVYNHPYLRHSGPEQPTFHKHIEEQIALLKLFPGISEDAVNCILQGNAQGVILESFGAGNGPTSPMFLRALKTAVDSGKTILNISQCLAGSVQHGRYATSAAFDEIGIISGGDMTLESGITKLMHVLGNYSGAEAIKEKLLESIAGERD